One Hyphomicrobiales bacterium genomic window carries:
- a CDS encoding EF-hand domain-containing protein, translating to MKNKTIVAVSALAVLVAGVAAPSFAKDGKGGKHFAKMDTDGNGTISQAEYLERAKKRFAKIDADNNGELTKEELKAAREARKAKHAERRAKKKAQ from the coding sequence ATGAAAAATAAAACAATTGTTGCAGTTTCTGCTCTCGCTGTATTGGTAGCAGGCGTTGCTGCTCCGTCATTTGCAAAGGACGGCAAGGGTGGCAAGCATTTTGCTAAAATGGATACTGACGGTAACGGCACCATCTCACAAGCTGAGTATTTGGAACGCGCTAAAAAGCGGTTTGCAAAAATTGACGCAGACAACAACGGCGAGCTAACTAAAGAAGAACTAAAAGCCGCTCGCGAAGCACGCAAAGCAAAGCATGCAGAACGTAGAGCAAAGAAAAAAGCTCAATAG
- a CDS encoding ABC transporter permease — MNSLLNRQTLKWFLWAYVGVIFIFVFAPIVTSLIFSFNSQRFPTIPLGSFTTQWYEAVLSDPEFWESATRSLIVSVCTAVLATIIGFATAYTDFRYNFRFKGAYLALALLPPTIPLIIMALAMLAWLSRIGASGQVWSIIVAHTVLTAPFAMAIIRLRLSQMDESLEAAAWNLGASEWAAMRHVIFPFAKPAIISALCLTAAVSFDEFAVAWFVSGLNKTIPVMILEIVQGNIDPRVNAIGSFVFIISMTLVIAAQLFFMAKSNKEETS; from the coding sequence ATGAATTCGCTCTTAAACAGACAGACACTCAAATGGTTCTTATGGGCCTATGTCGGCGTGATTTTTATCTTCGTTTTCGCGCCGATTGTCACGAGTTTGATCTTCTCGTTTAACTCACAGCGCTTCCCAACCATTCCACTTGGGTCGTTCACAACCCAGTGGTATGAAGCGGTATTAAGCGACCCTGAGTTTTGGGAATCCGCCACCCGCAGTTTGATCGTTTCGGTGTGCACAGCCGTGCTTGCGACCATCATCGGCTTTGCAACGGCGTACACAGATTTTCGCTATAACTTCCGCTTCAAAGGCGCCTACCTAGCGCTTGCTCTTTTGCCACCAACCATCCCGCTCATCATCATGGCGCTTGCTATGCTCGCATGGCTCTCGCGCATTGGGGCATCGGGGCAAGTTTGGTCGATCATCGTCGCGCACACAGTGCTCACCGCACCCTTTGCCATGGCCATCATTCGCCTGCGCCTCTCACAGATGGATGAAAGCTTGGAGGCTGCGGCATGGAACCTTGGCGCGAGTGAATGGGCTGCCATGCGCCATGTTATATTTCCTTTCGCCAAGCCTGCGATTATCTCCGCTCTCTGCCTCACGGCGGCAGTCTCCTTTGATGAGTTTGCGGTCGCGTGGTTCGTCTCAGGCCTCAACAAAACCATCCCCGTGATGATCCTCGAAATCGTGCAAGGCAACATCGATCCACGCGTCAACGCCATTGGTAGCTTCGTCTTCATTATCTCCATGACGCTAGTGATTGCAGCACAGCTGTTTTTCATGGCTAAATCCAACAAAGAAGAAACGTCATGA
- a CDS encoding ABC transporter permease, with amino-acid sequence MASQARQNRWSVYKLTWRLPIIIWQFLFFIGPLALMVAMSFFLVKNYRMVEAFEMKNWVKMFGRNYFWDSYWFTFGLAGAATIICTLIAFPASYTLAFKVSATVRRWAIFFLIIPFFTSYLVRTFSWYVILAEQGIINAMLGFVGLGPYTMLNTTFGSTVGYLTLTLPLVVILQTISLAQVDRSLVEAAHNLGCGRLRTVFTVVVPLAKVGLIIGAVFCFILSFGDFVAPYYLGGSKPPTLPILIIDQTKSGQQWPRAAVVAITMMVTLFTIAFAAIYAAYAKRGRA; translated from the coding sequence ATGGCGTCACAAGCACGGCAAAATCGTTGGTCTGTCTATAAACTGACATGGCGGCTGCCGATTATCATTTGGCAATTTTTATTCTTCATCGGCCCTTTGGCTTTGATGGTAGCGATGTCGTTTTTCCTCGTGAAAAACTACCGCATGGTCGAAGCGTTCGAGATGAAGAACTGGGTCAAAATGTTTGGCCGCAATTATTTCTGGGATAGCTACTGGTTCACTTTCGGCCTAGCAGGTGCTGCGACAATCATTTGCACGCTGATTGCCTTTCCCGCCTCTTACACTCTCGCTTTCAAAGTGTCGGCCACCGTGCGGCGTTGGGCGATCTTCTTTTTAATCATCCCGTTTTTCACAAGCTATCTGGTGCGCACCTTCTCTTGGTACGTGATCTTGGCCGAACAAGGCATCATCAATGCCATGCTGGGCTTTGTCGGGCTTGGTCCTTACACCATGTTGAACACGACATTTGGTTCAACGGTTGGCTACCTTACGCTCACCCTGCCGCTTGTGGTGATCTTGCAAACCATCTCCTTGGCGCAGGTGGATCGCTCGCTGGTAGAGGCCGCGCACAATCTTGGATGCGGACGTTTGCGCACAGTGTTCACCGTGGTGGTGCCTCTTGCAAAGGTCGGCCTGATCATCGGCGCGGTGTTCTGCTTTATTCTGTCCTTCGGTGATTTTGTCGCGCCCTATTATCTGGGCGGCTCTAAACCGCCGACCTTGCCGATCCTCATTATCGATCAGACCAAATCCGGCCAACAATGGCCACGGGCCGCTGTGGTTGCGATCACCATGATGGTCACGCTCTTCACCATTGCCTTTGCCGCCATTTATGCAGCTTATGCGAAGCGAGGCAGAGCATGA
- a CDS encoding polysaccharide deacetylase has protein sequence MIANPIPWPNGAKCACAITFDMDADSLIHIARPKDSYDRLYPITMGKYGPTVAVPRILETYKKFGLKQSFFIPGWCLEEYQETVDLILKDGHEIGHHGWIHEDPIVTKGNQRHWVEKALDSYGRIVGGKPRGYRAPVYNVTQEVIDLLIEHDFKYDSSLMADDIPYRMQTAAGELYEMPVHWGTDDWPPFAHYDEIGYMMPVRGPSSGLQGFWEEFDAQYEAGGFFMLIVHPFLTGRLARWRLVEQWLEKTLETKDVWFAPLEEIQAHVEKLAQSGDYQPRTDQLPYYEGPVA, from the coding sequence ATGATTGCCAATCCAATTCCGTGGCCAAATGGTGCAAAATGCGCGTGTGCCATTACCTTTGATATGGACGCTGATAGTCTCATCCATATCGCAAGACCCAAAGATAGCTATGACCGCCTCTATCCAATCACGATGGGGAAATATGGCCCGACAGTCGCCGTGCCGCGCATCTTGGAAACGTATAAAAAGTTTGGTCTAAAACAATCCTTCTTCATCCCCGGTTGGTGCCTTGAAGAATACCAAGAAACCGTGGATTTGATTTTGAAAGACGGCCACGAAATTGGTCATCACGGCTGGATTCACGAAGACCCGATTGTGACAAAAGGCAATCAACGCCACTGGGTTGAAAAAGCACTCGACAGCTATGGCCGTATCGTTGGTGGCAAACCACGTGGCTACCGCGCACCAGTTTACAACGTCACCCAAGAAGTGATCGACTTATTGATCGAACATGACTTCAAATATGATTCATCACTCATGGCCGACGACATTCCTTACCGCATGCAAACAGCGGCGGGTGAGCTTTATGAGATGCCCGTTCATTGGGGCACAGATGACTGGCCGCCTTTTGCTCACTATGATGAGATTGGCTACATGATGCCCGTACGCGGTCCTTCTTCTGGCCTGCAAGGGTTTTGGGAAGAGTTCGACGCGCAATATGAGGCGGGTGGTTTCTTTATGCTCATCGTCCACCCATTCCTAACAGGCCGCTTGGCCCGCTGGCGCTTGGTTGAACAGTGGTTAGAAAAAACCCTTGAGACCAAGGACGTCTGGTTCGCGCCTTTGGAAGAAATTCAAGCGCATGTTGAAAAGCTTGCCCAATCAGGCGACTATCAACCGCGCACAGATCAACTACCATATTACGAAGGGCCCGTTGCATGA
- a CDS encoding nucleoside deaminase — translation MSDAMTETDKRFLRLAYDEALGGYEEGGCPIGSVLAEGDRLIAQGRNQRVQKGDPIAHGEMDCLRKAGRQKSYRNMTLYTSLSPCMMCSGTIVQFGVSRVVIGENQTFGGNEEFLRERGVEVVLAQDPDCIALMTKFIEEQPELWNEDIAEE, via the coding sequence ATGAGCGATGCTATGACCGAAACCGACAAACGCTTTTTGCGCCTTGCTTATGATGAAGCTCTCGGTGGCTATGAAGAAGGTGGTTGTCCCATAGGGTCCGTACTGGCCGAAGGGGATCGACTGATTGCACAAGGACGCAATCAACGGGTTCAAAAAGGCGACCCGATTGCCCATGGTGAAATGGATTGTTTGCGCAAAGCAGGACGGCAAAAAAGCTATCGCAACATGACGCTTTATACCTCACTCAGCCCTTGCATGATGTGCTCTGGCACCATCGTACAGTTTGGCGTTTCACGCGTGGTGATTGGCGAAAACCAAACCTTTGGCGGCAACGAAGAGTTTTTGCGCGAGCGCGGCGTTGAAGTGGTGCTGGCACAAGACCCTGACTGCATTGCATTGATGACAAAATTTATTGAAGAACAGCCTGAACTTTGGAACGAGGATATAGCGGAAGAATGA
- the upp gene encoding uracil phosphoribosyltransferase: MTHKNVTHVNHPLIQHKLTLMRDKHTSSAVFRQLLREISTLLTYEVLRDIPLTTQTIQTPMETMEAPVLEGKKLAFISILRAGNGLLDGMLDLVPSARVGHVGLYRDHKTLEPIEYYFKVPKEIEKRLVIAVDPMLATANSASAAITQLKKAGAKNIRFVSLLAAPEGIEALTTAHPDVPIFTAAIDSHLNELGYIMPGLGDAGDRMYGTK, from the coding sequence ATGACCCATAAAAATGTAACCCACGTCAATCATCCGCTCATTCAGCACAAACTCACCTTGATGCGTGACAAGCACACATCATCCGCTGTTTTTCGCCAGTTGCTGAGAGAGATCTCAACGCTGCTGACTTATGAGGTGCTGCGCGATATTCCGTTGACGACACAGACCATTCAAACGCCAATGGAAACAATGGAAGCACCCGTTCTGGAAGGTAAGAAGCTCGCGTTTATTTCTATTCTGCGGGCAGGTAACGGTCTGCTTGATGGTATGTTGGACCTTGTCCCTTCTGCGCGTGTTGGACATGTTGGCCTTTACCGCGACCATAAAACGCTGGAACCAATTGAATATTATTTCAAAGTACCAAAGGAAATCGAAAAGCGCCTAGTGATTGCCGTTGATCCAATGCTTGCAACAGCCAATTCAGCATCAGCCGCGATTACACAGCTTAAAAAAGCGGGCGCCAAAAACATTCGCTTTGTGTCTTTGCTCGCCGCGCCAGAAGGGATCGAAGCCCTCACAACCGCACACCCAGATGTCCCAATTTTCACAGCGGCGATTGATAGCCACCTCAATGAACTTGGTTACATCATGCCAGGTCTTGGTGATGCGGGTGACCGCATGTATGGCACTAAGTAG
- a CDS encoding ABC transporter ATP-binding protein has protein sequence MTTNPLVQFNSVTKRFGDFTAVNDVSFEIDRGEFVAIMGPSGCGKTTSLRMLAGLETPDGGDIIIDGKRMNDVSAHERDTPLVWQSLALFPFLNVRANVEFGLKMRGMDAANRRIKSDEWLEKMEIAEFANRDIAQLSGGQRQRVALARALVTEPELLLLDEPLSALDAHLVIRMQQVLTRLQRELGITFVYVTHSQSEAFAMADRVIIMGQGEIAQAGPSKDIYRAPRTRFVAEFVGRNNIIAGKVTKATKSLVHLEASFGPLTIQPSKECDLKESDAVEFAIAADFVNLHEAKPKAKAGTNVVPVTLISEEFVGSVVTLFLEAEDGSEFKTQIQERDLADIDLKSGRAFYLSWPADRTHLLEE, from the coding sequence ATGACGACCAACCCCCTTGTTCAGTTTAATTCGGTCACAAAGCGCTTCGGTGATTTTACTGCCGTCAATGATGTGAGTTTCGAAATTGACCGCGGTGAATTTGTGGCGATCATGGGTCCATCTGGTTGCGGCAAGACGACAAGCTTGCGGATGTTGGCAGGGCTAGAAACGCCTGATGGTGGCGACATCATCATCGATGGCAAGCGCATGAATGATGTGTCCGCCCATGAACGCGACACGCCGCTTGTTTGGCAATCACTCGCGCTGTTCCCGTTTTTGAATGTGCGGGCCAATGTGGAATTCGGCCTAAAAATGCGCGGCATGGATGCGGCCAATCGTCGGATAAAATCTGATGAGTGGCTTGAGAAAATGGAAATTGCAGAATTTGCAAACCGCGACATCGCCCAACTTTCAGGTGGCCAACGTCAGCGTGTGGCCCTTGCTCGTGCTCTTGTCACCGAGCCGGAATTGCTGCTGCTCGATGAACCACTTTCAGCCCTTGATGCACACCTTGTGATCCGTATGCAGCAAGTGCTGACACGGCTTCAAAGAGAACTTGGCATTACCTTTGTGTACGTCACCCACTCCCAATCTGAAGCCTTCGCCATGGCTGACCGTGTAATCATTATGGGGCAAGGCGAGATTGCACAAGCTGGACCATCAAAAGACATCTACCGCGCACCACGCACGCGGTTTGTGGCTGAGTTTGTTGGACGCAACAACATCATTGCAGGCAAAGTGACAAAGGCAACAAAGAGCCTTGTCCATTTAGAGGCATCATTCGGCCCACTTACCATCCAGCCATCTAAAGAGTGCGATTTAAAAGAAAGCGACGCGGTGGAATTTGCGATTGCTGCTGACTTCGTCAATCTGCATGAAGCAAAACCGAAAGCCAAAGCGGGCACCAATGTCGTGCCTGTCACCTTGATCTCAGAAGAATTTGTCGGCTCAGTCGTGACGCTGTTTTTGGAAGCAGAAGACGGCAGCGAATTTAAGACCCAAATACAAGAGCGCGATTTGGCCGATATTGATCTTAAGTCAGGACGCGCCTTCTACCTAAGCTGGCCTGCCGACCGCACTCATTTGCTGGAGGAATAG
- a CDS encoding spermidine/putrescine ABC transporter substrate-binding protein has translation MTDQKKSSNILKPTRRELLKYTGAAALSMPFVNRTWAQTVELNMLAWYGHGESDIVGEYEAANNVKFKPKYYAGGDNMLALIAQSPPGTYDVILSDAEFVQQLNAAGHIEELNAADYNFDDMLHEDFTKFPGHWADGKLHSVMVRCGHLGVSYNKNAITAEEAASYSCFWKEDVKGKVGHFDWHLPSLGMMSLYNGNGAGLWDLDDAGWAKVQETTTSLRPQVGGYFDYGGTFNSLKNGEMLAMCGIGDWITGVLEKDGAPVASVVPKEGGIQWTESYCIGKGSEKADLVKNFIQYMLSPQGQVKSAQMAAYPGFAITKAGRALLNEVDKKEAVRTGQVDGLANDPITLVKEGRIHYRDIPKQQSLEDWNDYWSEYKNA, from the coding sequence ATGACCGACCAGAAGAAATCTTCCAATATTTTAAAGCCAACAAGGCGTGAATTATTGAAATATACGGGAGCTGCTGCGCTCTCTATGCCATTCGTCAACCGCACTTGGGCGCAAACGGTGGAACTTAATATGTTGGCTTGGTATGGCCACGGCGAGAGCGACATTGTTGGTGAATACGAAGCTGCGAACAACGTAAAATTCAAACCGAAATATTATGCTGGTGGCGACAATATGTTGGCGCTGATTGCTCAATCACCTCCAGGCACATACGACGTAATTTTGTCAGATGCGGAATTCGTACAGCAGCTTAACGCGGCTGGCCACATCGAGGAGCTAAACGCTGCAGACTATAACTTCGACGACATGCTGCATGAAGACTTCACCAAGTTCCCGGGTCACTGGGCAGATGGCAAGCTTCACTCTGTCATGGTGCGCTGTGGCCACCTTGGTGTTTCTTATAACAAGAATGCCATTACCGCTGAAGAAGCGGCAAGCTATTCATGCTTCTGGAAAGAAGACGTGAAAGGCAAAGTTGGCCACTTTGATTGGCACCTACCAAGCCTTGGCATGATGAGCCTTTATAATGGCAATGGTGCTGGTCTTTGGGATCTTGATGATGCTGGATGGGCCAAGGTTCAAGAAACAACCACAAGCCTACGCCCACAAGTTGGCGGTTACTTCGATTACGGCGGGACATTCAACTCATTGAAAAATGGCGAAATGCTTGCAATGTGTGGCATTGGTGACTGGATCACAGGCGTTCTCGAAAAAGACGGCGCACCCGTTGCCTCTGTCGTTCCAAAAGAAGGCGGCATCCAGTGGACGGAGAGCTATTGTATCGGCAAGGGTTCTGAAAAAGCAGACCTCGTGAAGAACTTCATCCAGTACATGCTTTCGCCACAAGGTCAGGTAAAATCTGCACAAATGGCAGCTTACCCAGGCTTCGCGATTACCAAAGCAGGCCGCGCACTCTTGAACGAAGTGGACAAGAAAGAAGCGGTCCGTACAGGTCAGGTTGATGGTCTTGCCAATGACCCAATCACGCTTGTGAAAGAAGGCCGCATCCACTACCGCGACATTCCAAAACAACAGTCTTTGGAAGATTGGAACGATTACTGGTCTGAATATAAAAACGCATAG
- a CDS encoding SDR family oxidoreductase, which produces MTKVALVTGAGTGVGKAAAHALVAGGYHVVFNGRRETVLQEALSECVAEHGGAGEIIAGDISDAAFVETMFSQIEERHGRIDVLFNNAGVIVHSKLIDEISVEEWTNAVNVNLTGSFLCARAAFSLMRRQEPHGGRIINNGSISAHAPRPGSVPYTATKHAITGLTKTLSLDGRPFDIACSQIDIGNAASDMAIPLGEGAKQPDGSIKPEPLMDLVHVGDAIRYMADLPLSANVQFMTVMATNMPFVGRG; this is translated from the coding sequence ATGACCAAAGTCGCCCTTGTAACAGGTGCTGGAACGGGTGTCGGTAAAGCCGCTGCTCACGCGCTAGTGGCGGGTGGTTATCATGTGGTTTTCAATGGTCGCCGCGAGACTGTCTTGCAAGAAGCGCTAAGTGAGTGTGTTGCTGAACACGGAGGCGCGGGCGAAATAATTGCGGGCGATATCAGTGATGCGGCTTTTGTGGAGACTATGTTTTCCCAAATCGAAGAACGTCATGGCCGCATTGATGTCCTCTTCAACAATGCGGGCGTTATTGTTCATAGCAAGCTGATTGATGAGATTTCAGTTGAAGAATGGACCAACGCGGTCAACGTCAATCTAACAGGTTCGTTTCTATGTGCCCGCGCGGCGTTCTCCTTGATGCGCCGTCAAGAACCGCATGGCGGACGCATTATCAATAACGGGTCTATTTCGGCCCATGCGCCAAGGCCTGGGTCTGTGCCTTATACCGCGACCAAACACGCAATCACTGGTTTGACCAAAACGCTCTCATTGGATGGGCGCCCGTTCGACATTGCATGCTCACAAATTGATATAGGCAATGCGGCGTCTGACATGGCGATACCGCTTGGTGAAGGCGCGAAGCAGCCTGATGGTTCTATCAAGCCAGAACCTTTGATGGACCTCGTGCATGTGGGTGATGCCATCCGCTACATGGCGGACTTGCCGCTCAGTGCTAACGTTCAATTCATGACAGTGATGGCAACGAACATGCCCTTCGTTGGGCGTGGGTGA
- a CDS encoding YbaB/EbfC family nucleoid-associated protein, producing the protein MKDIMGLMKKAGEMQAKIQEMQEEAANAEVVGTAGGGLVTVTLSGKGEMRGLKVDPSLLKEEEAEIMEDLILAAHNDAKGKSEAAMQEKMQEMTAGLPLPPGMKLPF; encoded by the coding sequence GTGAAAGATATCATGGGTTTGATGAAAAAAGCCGGCGAAATGCAGGCGAAAATACAGGAAATGCAAGAAGAAGCAGCCAACGCAGAAGTTGTTGGCACAGCAGGCGGTGGCTTGGTCACTGTGACGCTTTCTGGCAAAGGCGAGATGCGTGGTCTTAAAGTTGACCCGTCGCTTTTGAAGGAAGAAGAAGCAGAAATCATGGAAGACTTGATCCTTGCAGCTCATAATGATGCCAAGGGTAAATCTGAAGCGGCGATGCAAGAAAAAATGCAAGAAATGACCGCGGGTCTTCCTTTGCCGCCGGGAATGAAATTGCCGTTTTAA